One stretch of Buchnera aphidicola (Cavariella theobaldi) DNA includes these proteins:
- the repA gene encoding plasmid replication initiator RepA: MTSRKSYIYNINPIFQTPKGNKRRPAFICYAMKKASEIDVARSALNYVIQPKNLKTGLFIKRYRRLNEHRARAMRAMVLAMLYHFNISSDLVQASVEQLSDECHLSTLSALGNKSITRASRLITHFLEPMGYVTCQKIWDKVLGNYMPKIITLTPLFFMLFGISKEQLKNAKKQQLGWINKNRISKGYKPLNIIEAKRKIKDNQIKNIFKYRISKHTFYKKRKNAQRLIALDEKEARQTILRALVSQYSIRELTNMGPQGLKKQVNISYFYLRKIANNPYPDN, from the coding sequence AAAAGTTATATATACAATATAAATCCAATCTTTCAAACACCTAAAGGCAATAAACGCAGACCCGCTTTTATTTGTTATGCAATGAAAAAAGCATCTGAAATAGATGTAGCACGCAGTGCATTAAACTATGTCATTCAACCTAAGAATCTAAAAACGGGTCTTTTTATTAAAAGATATAGACGTTTAAATGAACACAGAGCTCGTGCAATGAGAGCCATGGTTTTGGCTATGCTGTACCATTTTAATATCTCATCGGATTTAGTTCAAGCGTCTGTTGAACAACTGTCAGATGAATGCCATTTATCTACATTATCTGCTCTAGGCAATAAATCCATTACACGCGCCTCTCGATTAATTACACATTTTTTAGAACCGATGGGATATGTCACCTGCCAAAAAATCTGGGATAAGGTATTAGGTAATTATATGCCAAAAATAATTACGTTAACGCCTTTATTTTTTATGCTGTTTGGAATTTCAAAAGAGCAATTAAAAAATGCTAAAAAACAACAATTGGGCTGGATTAATAAAAATCGTATCAGCAAGGGTTATAAACCTTTAAACATTATAGAAGCAAAAAGAAAAATTAAAGATAATCAAATAAAAAATATATTTAAATATAGAATTTCTAAACATACTTTTTATAAAAAAAGAAAAAATGCACAGCGTTTAATTGCTTTAGATGAAAAAGAAGCAAGACAAACTATTCTCAGAGCTTTAGTCTCCCAGTATTCTATTCGTGAATTGACCAATATGGGACCTCAAGGATTAAAAAAACAAGTTAATATTAGTTATTTTTATTTGCGGAAAATAGCAAACAATCCATATCCTGATAATTAA